From Thalassospiraceae bacterium LMO-JJ14:
CCACAGCCGCCTTGATGCGCGCTTGTTCGTCTTGCGTCAGATTGATGTCGCGGCGTGCGGATATCTTGTCGCGCGCGCCGAGGCTGTTGACCTCCAGCAGATACGGCCGCGCGGTGTTGATGATCGCCAGTTGGTGTCCGGCACCCTGATTCGCCTGCAAAATGCTGCGCAACGCGGTTGGAAAGAAACTGACGAAAAACACGCCCTTCACGTCGTCGCCGTCCATCCACGGCGCCATGACATCGAAATGATAATTGTTGGCCTGCGGATGAATGACGGTCCGGTAATCGGCGCCGGCGCCGGTTGGGCTGGTCAAATGGCCCACGTATTCGCGAATGCTGTCGACGCATGCCGTGCCGACGAAGCCTTCCAGATCGTCGATCAGGTCATTGCCATCACGGTCGGCAATGGTGAACGTGAAGTATCCGGGGAACCGCTGGCGCAGGCTGGCGGCGATCCGATGCCGCAATTCTGCATCGTTGGGCGTGTCGGCAAGCGCGTTCAGGCGCGCCGGGTTCTCGTCAGCGAACTGCTGCACCAGTTTCTGGCGGTCGGCGAGATGGCGTTCGATCTCCTGCGCCGCGTCACGGACCTCTGCGGCCAGAATTTCATTATCCCGTTCAACGCTGGCGCGGATGTCCTGCAGCGTGCCATAGACCGTCAAGCCGCAGGCGATCAGAAACAGTGCCGCGATAACCGAGAGGTATAGCCGCAAACGCCCCTGCTTTGTGCTGCTCTCCGGAGTCACGGCCTGCCTGGAAATAATTTCTGCATAAGCCGCTTATAGCGGCTGGCGGGGAACGGGTAAACGTGGCGCATATTGAATTACCGCATGGTCTCGTGTGCCCGGGACTGAGATCGGCCCTGAGATCGGCCCTGATTTCAGCTCTGATTTCAGCTCTGGGGCTCGGCCCCGGCGATGATCCGCTTCGCATAACCGACGAGCATCGTATGATACTCGGCGCGCTGGCTGTCGAGGGGGTCTTCCTCGGCCCAGCTCAGCCGCTTTGCCCATTCGCGCATGGTGACGATCCAGGGATCGGTGAATTCCATCGCCTGACAGATCGCCAGGACTTCGGCGATCTCGGCCTCGTGCACGTAATCGTCCGCATGGACCATGCGCATCAGTTCCAGCCCGGCGATGACGCGCGTGCTGTGGCTGTCGAAATGACTGACGTTGATGTCGGCGAGGATCGCTTTCATGTCGACGTCGAAGGCGATCTGCATTTCCAGACACAGTGCATCCAGCGCCGCGTGCTCGTCGGCGGAGTCCTCGCCGTCGGCCTGGGTGACCCGTTGCGCGAGGACCAGAAAGGCGCGCTTTTGATGCTCGTTCAACTGCTCGAGAAACATGATGACCGTGTGCCCGTTTCATCCTGCGGTTCGTGATGCGGGCCGCCTGACGCGACACGACGACATTCACCACCCCGCAGAATGTTAACCGCGGAGACGGCGCCGTTGAAGAAAAAATCCGCGGCTTGCCCCGGACACATACCGGGGCCGGATGCTATCGCACGATAAAGACCGACAAGTCCGTGTGCGTCGCCAGCGTGCCGGCATGCGAGGTAAAGAAAAAATCCATTATGCCGGGCTTGTGCGACGACATCACCACAAGATCGGCGCCGATCTCGCTGGCCGCTTCAACGAGCCTGTCTTCCAGATCGACCGCCGGGTCGTGCGAGACGACGGTTTTCGTCTGCACCCGGATGGCGTGCCGATCGGTCAGGCTGTCGGCGAACGTGTGCAGTTTTGCCGTCAGTTCCGCCGGGCTGTGCGCCGCGCGTCCCGGCGCGGCAGCGGTGACACCGACGAGGTGCATCGTCGCGTCGTAGTGGGCCGCCAGATCGCAGGCAACATCGACCCCGCGCTGAACGAGGTCTTTGTGGGCGAGATCGACGGGCACCATGATCGTTTTGAACATATCCTTCTCCCTTCCATTCTTATGTCTGTTCAAAGGGGCAAGCATGATATCGGCTGTTTTTGCGCCGGACATTGATATACGTCACCCACAGATTCGCTGCGCAGGTTATAGTCGACGCCGATGCAAAAAATTCGTAGAAGTGCCGATGGCCGAGCTTAACCGTTCTCTATCGCTGCCTCTGGTCGTACTTTACGGTCTGGGCGTCACCATCGGTGCCGGGATATATGTGCTGCTGGGGGCGGCCGCCGGGCGCGCCGGTATTCATGCGCCGGTGGCGTTCGTGCTGGCCTCCGTGGTCATGGCCTTCAGCGCGGCGTCGTTCGCCGAGCTTTCGGCGCGCTTCCCGGTCAGCGCCGGCGAGGCGGCCTATGTCCGCGCCGGATTCAATTCAGGCACACTGTCGGCGATCGTCGGGTTTCTGGTGATCCTGTCCGGCACCGTGTCGTCGTCGGCGATCACCGTCGGCAGCACCGGATACATCCGCGAGTTCATCGATGTGCCGGCGCCGCTGCTGGTCGTCGCGATCGTCCTCGCCCTGGGCGGCATCGCCGCCTGGGGAATCATGCAATCGGTGCTGTTCGCCAGCCTGTTCACGATTTTCGAGGCGGGCGCGCTGCTGGCGATCGTCTTCGTTGGCATTTATCAGGACCCGGCAATCCTGGCGGAACTGCCACGCGTATTCCCGCCGCTGGGCGACGCGGCGGCGTGGGCCGGTATCTCGAGCGCCGGGTTGCTGGCATTTTTCGCCTTCATCGGCTTCGAGGACATCGTCAATCTGGCGGAGGAGGTGAAAAACCCCGAGCAGACGCTGCCGTGGGCGATTTTCCTGACGCTCGGGCTCGGTACGCTGATCTATTTCATGGTCACGGCAGTGGCGATCCTGTCGGTGCCGCTGGATGAGCTGGCGGTATCGCCGGCGCCGCTGAGTTTCGTGTTCGGCCACATCACCGGGGCTTCGCCGGTGGTCATCACGCTAATTGCCATTGTCGCCACGCTGAACGGGGTCATCATCCAGATCATCATGGCGTCCCGGGTTCTTTACGGGCTCGGCAAGCAGGGCAGTGTCCCGGCGCTGTTCGCAAGGATCGATGCCCGCACACGGACACCGTTGATCGCAACGGCGGCGGTGACAGGTCTGGTGCTGGTGCTGGCGTTGACGACGCCGTTGGAAAATCTCGCGGAATGGACATCCGGCATTGTTCTGGTGATCTTCACGCTGGTGAACATGGCGTTGTTCATCATCAAGCGGCGCGGCACGCCCGCCCCGGAAGGCAGCTTCACGGTCTACATCTGGGTGCCGGTCATGGGGGTCGTGACGTGCCTGATCTTACTGGCCAGCGGCCTGTCCGGCTGAACCGGTACGCTGCGTCAGATCGATTCCCACAGCTTTCTTTCGAACTCGAATTCCTTTTCGTAATCGCCGAGTTCCTCGTTCGGGAAATCACGGATCGACACGACGCCGTAGCCTTCATCGCCATCCTTGACGACGACAATATGGCGGATGCCGTGCTCGCGCATGTGGCGCACCGCCTCGATACCCGTTTGTTCGCAATGCAGGCAGATCGGATTTTCCGTCATCACCTCGGCGATGCAGGTTTCAAGCGGGTCCAGCTTCGGCTCCAGAACGTCGTTGAAAAGGTTCGAGCCCGTGAAAATGCCCTTCAGTTCGCCGTCGGCACCTAGAATGACCGCCGCGCCGACATGGTTGCGCTGCATGCGCTTGACGGTATCGGCGACACTGTCACTGATGGACGCATGGACAAGTTCCTGACGTGCGACGATATCCTTCAGTTTTCGGTTTGGCATGTATCTTCACTCCGCTCCCCCGCCCGCGATCCGGGCGGTTTTGTCGTATGGTAATAGTATGACACGCAGGGGTTGCGATAAATGACCTGGATCAATCCGCCGGTTTCAAGGGCAGTACCGTCGTGTACTTGATCTGTTCGATCGCGAACGTCGAGCTGACATCCTTGAGTTTCGCGGCCGCGATCAGCTTTTTGTAGAACGCGTCATAGGCATCGATATCCGGCACGACGACACGCAGCAGATAGTCGACCTGCCCGCTCATACGGTAAAATTCCACCACTTCGGGGAACCCGTTGACCGCGCTGTGGAACTGATCCAGCCATTCCGGGCTGTGTTCGGGGGTGGTGATGGCGACAAAGGCGGTCATGTTCACGCCGACCTTGCGCGGATCGAGAATCGCCACGCGGCGCTGAATGACGCCGTCATCCTCAAGCTGTTTTATACGATCCGCGCAGGTTCTTTCATCGATGCCGGCCTGTTCCGCGACGTCATGTGCGGAAAGGGCAGCGTTGGTCTGCAGAATCTCCAGGATTTTCGTATCGGTATTGTCCATTTTTCATGCATTCCTGTGTGACATGTGGCGCACAAGGCTGGAAAATCAAATCCAGTCTAGTGGTGTCGCCGCAAAGGTGAAACACATAAGATGACGGCGCAGCGGAAAGGCGGCGGCGTAAATAGAACAAGGAACCCGAGAAGCGTGCTCGAAAACGTCAGCATAACACCTGAATTCACGATCGGCCCGCAGGTGACGAGCGAGGATTTCGACGCCCTTCGCGCCGCAGGTTTCGCATCGGTGCTTAACCTGCGGCCCGACGATGAAATCGGCACTTATCTGCTTTCGCACGATGCCGAACGGCTTGCGCACGCGAACGGTCTCGCATACGCACATAGCCCGACGGAAGGCCACGAGATTTTCGAGCCCGACGTCATCGACCGGTTCGAGCGCGCGGTTATCGATCTGCCGGCGCCGATTTTCGCGCACTGCAAGAGCGGCATGCGCGCAGCGATATTGTGGGCGCTCGCCGCAGCGCGACATCGCGACGTCGAGGACGTAATCGCCACATTGCAGGCGGCCGGTCAGGAGCTTGATTTTCTCGAGGACGAACTGCGCGAATCCGCCCGGGAAGTGAGCCGCTCGCCCTTCCGCCTGAAAGATGACGCGTTGCTGAGCCTTGGCCGTTCAAACCTGTTCGGCGGGCGCCGGGCCGGCGATGACAATCAATAACACCGGCTGATATAATCCTGCGGCCCGGAACTGCGGTTCAGCGGCCTTTTTCGAGCGCGCGGCGTAACCGGCGCAGAATAACGCCCCGCGATTTTTCGTCCGCGGCGGCATCGAGCGCCTCTCTGAGATCGAGCGAGAACTGCGCCAGGTCGTTGTGCCAGTCGGCACCGGCGAGGGCTGGCGACTGAATGCGCCGCAATTTCCGCTTGCTGGTTTTCGACGTCAGCCCGCGCACCAGATCGAACTCTTCGTCGAACGCAGGAATATACACCGTCTTCGGGTCGATCCCCGCCTCACCGAGGCTTTTCTTGAGGCCGGCGAGCGCATGGTCCTCGCCGTGCGTCAGGATGATCTTGTGCTTGACCGGCAGGCGTTCGCGTACCCATTGCATCAGTCCGTCGCGGTCGGCGTGCCCGGAATAGAAGTCGACCTGGCGTATATGCGCGCGGACTTTTACGTCTTCGCCCTGAATGCGGACGGCTTTTGCACCTTGTTCCAAAAGATGGCCGAGGGTTCCCGGCGCCTGATAGCCGACCATCATGACGGTGTTTTCCGTGGACGGCAGATACTTTTTCAGGTGATGGCGGATACGCCCGGCGTCGCACATGCCGCTCGCCGCCATGATGATGACGCCACCGCTGTATCGATGGATGGATTTGCTCTGCTCGACGGTTTCGGTGAAATGAACGGCGGGATCGTTGAGGAATTCGGCACCCGCACCGGCGTCCAGCAGGTCGCCGCTGTGCGCACGGAAGACACGGGTCGCACGGATCGCCAACGGGCTGTCGAGAAACAGCGGCACCTTGGGGATATCGCCCGACTTCATCAGCATCGAAATATCGGCCAGCAGTTCCTGCGTTCGCTCAACGGCAAACGCGGGGATCAGCAGAACCCCCTTGCGCGACAACGCGCTACGGATTTCATCTCCCAGCATCTGACGCCGCTCATCGGCGTCGGCGTCGGTGCGGACACGGTCGCCGTAAGTCCCTTCGCAGACCACGAAATCCCACCCTTCCGGCGCTTCCGGATCGGGGTGAAACAACTTGCCGTCGGGGCCGATGTCGCCTGAGAAAAGGATGCGCAGCGTCTGCGGCGTTTTCTCCACGTTCAGGATTTCGATCTCGATCGAGGCGGCGCCAAGGATATGCCCGGCATTCCAGAACCGCGCCCGCACGCCGGGGCCGGGTTCGATCCACTGTTCGTATGCGGTGGCACGAAAGCTCTCGAGGCTGTTTTCCCCGTCGGCGCGGGTATAGATCGGCTGGACCGCCTTTTTGCCGCGCTGGTGCTTGCGCCGGTTCAGATGTTCGACCTCGCGTTCGTGAATGTAGC
This genomic window contains:
- a CDS encoding universal stress protein; this translates as MFKTIMVPVDLAHKDLVQRGVDVACDLAAHYDATMHLVGVTAAAPGRAAHSPAELTAKLHTFADSLTDRHAIRVQTKTVVSHDPAVDLEDRLVEAASEIGADLVVMSSHKPGIMDFFFTSHAGTLATHTDLSVFIVR
- a CDS encoding amino acid permease — encoded protein: MAELNRSLSLPLVVLYGLGVTIGAGIYVLLGAAAGRAGIHAPVAFVLASVVMAFSAASFAELSARFPVSAGEAAYVRAGFNSGTLSAIVGFLVILSGTVSSSAITVGSTGYIREFIDVPAPLLVVAIVLALGGIAAWGIMQSVLFASLFTIFEAGALLAIVFVGIYQDPAILAELPRVFPPLGDAAAWAGISSAGLLAFFAFIGFEDIVNLAEEVKNPEQTLPWAIFLTLGLGTLIYFMVTAVAILSVPLDELAVSPAPLSFVFGHITGASPVVITLIAIVATLNGVIIQIIMASRVLYGLGKQGSVPALFARIDARTRTPLIATAAVTGLVLVLALTTPLENLAEWTSGIVLVIFTLVNMALFIIKRRGTPAPEGSFTVYIWVPVMGVVTCLILLASGLSG
- a CDS encoding CBS domain-containing protein, encoding MPNRKLKDIVARQELVHASISDSVADTVKRMQRNHVGAAVILGADGELKGIFTGSNLFNDVLEPKLDPLETCIAEVMTENPICLHCEQTGIEAVRHMREHGIRHIVVVKDGDEGYGVVSIRDFPNEELGDYEKEFEFERKLWESI
- a CDS encoding Lrp/AsnC family transcriptional regulator, with the translated sequence MDNTDTKILEILQTNAALSAHDVAEQAGIDERTCADRIKQLEDDGVIQRRVAILDPRKVGVNMTAFVAITTPEHSPEWLDQFHSAVNGFPEVVEFYRMSGQVDYLLRVVVPDIDAYDAFYKKLIAAAKLKDVSSTFAIEQIKYTTVLPLKPAD
- a CDS encoding TIGR01244 family sulfur transferase, which gives rise to MLENVSITPEFTIGPQVTSEDFDALRAAGFASVLNLRPDDEIGTYLLSHDAERLAHANGLAYAHSPTEGHEIFEPDVIDRFERAVIDLPAPIFAHCKSGMRAAILWALAAARHRDVEDVIATLQAAGQELDFLEDELRESAREVSRSPFRLKDDALLSLGRSNLFGGRRAGDDNQ
- a CDS encoding MBL fold metallo-hydrolase, which produces MSIFVKFCGAAETVTGSCYWIRHPGGEFLVDCGMFQGSKTLKELNYGAFPFDPRNIDFVLLTHAHIDHSGLIPKLIKDGFEGPVYATEGSIDLLSYMLPDSGYIHEREVEHLNRRKHQRGKKAVQPIYTRADGENSLESFRATAYEQWIEPGPGVRARFWNAGHILGAASIEIEILNVEKTPQTLRILFSGDIGPDGKLFHPDPEAPEGWDFVVCEGTYGDRVRTDADADERRQMLGDEIRSALSRKGVLLIPAFAVERTQELLADISMLMKSGDIPKVPLFLDSPLAIRATRVFRAHSGDLLDAGAGAEFLNDPAVHFTETVEQSKSIHRYSGGVIIMAASGMCDAGRIRHHLKKYLPSTENTVMMVGYQAPGTLGHLLEQGAKAVRIQGEDVKVRAHIRQVDFYSGHADRDGLMQWVRERLPVKHKIILTHGEDHALAGLKKSLGEAGIDPKTVYIPAFDEEFDLVRGLTSKTSKRKLRRIQSPALAGADWHNDLAQFSLDLREALDAAADEKSRGVILRRLRRALEKGR